One window from the genome of Gavia stellata isolate bGavSte3 chromosome 10, bGavSte3.hap2, whole genome shotgun sequence encodes:
- the PDC gene encoding phosducin, with the protein MEENANTSFEEDFEGQATHTGPKGVINDWRKFKLESEDRDSLSLSKKEILRQMSSPHRSFSKDDKDTRERFCRKMSMQEYELIHDEQEDESCLQKYRKRCMQDMHQRLSFGPKYGYLCELQNGEQFLEAIEKERKTTTVIVHIYEDGIKGCDALNSSLICLAAEYATVKFCKIKASNTGAGDRFSNEVLPTLLVYKGGELLSNFISISEQFNEDFFAVDVESFLNEYGLLPERALPALGNGNTDEPDVE; encoded by the exons atggaagaaaatgccAACACCAGCTTTGAAGAAGATTTTGAAGGACAGGCGACACACACAG GGCCCAAAGGCGTGATCAATGACTGGAGGAAGTTTAAACTAGAAAGTGAAGACAGAGACTCCTTATCCTTgagcaagaaagaaattcttAGACAAATGTCTTCACCCCACAGATCTTTCAGTAAAGATGATAAAGACACCAGAGAGAGATTCTGCCGTAAg ATGAGCATGCAGGAGTATGAATTAATTCATGATGAGCAAGAAGATGAAAGTTGCCTACAAAAATACCGCAAACGGTGCATGCAGGATATGCATCAGAGGCTGAGTTTTGGGCCGAAATATGGTTATCTGTGTGAGCTGCAGAATGGGGAACAGTTCCTGGAAGCCATTGAGAAAGAACGTAAAACTACCACCGTCATCGTCCACATTTACGAAGACGGCATCAAAGGCTGCGATGCTCTCAACAGCAGCTTGATCTGCCTGGCGGCTGAGTATGCCACTGTGAAGTTCTGCAAGATCAAGGCCTCCAACACAGGAGCTGGAGACCGCTTCTCAAACGAAGTGCTCCCCACTTTACTTGTCTATAAGGGTGGGGAGCTTCTGAGCAATTTCATTAGCATTTCTGAACAATtcaatgaagatttttttgctGTGGATGTGGAGTCTTTCCTAAATGAGTATGGGCTGCTACCTGAAAGGGCGCTTCCAGCACTGGGAAACGGCAACACGGATGAGCCAGATGTTGAATAA